One window of Paenibacillus albicereus genomic DNA carries:
- the spoIIR gene encoding stage II sporulation protein R — MLGSSLSYSSVSRTPSYSSVRRPYAAAPHAYRFPFRLSHLYLLVSLAVLLMSWESVRENAAIAPGGIPNEAIRLRILANSDSAVDQAVKRAVRDAVVAEMNGWAAGPQTIEQARAALQARMGDIEAVVARKLQARGFDYGFKAELGLAEFPTKIYGEKVYPAGDYEALRITLGEGAGQNWWCVLFPPLCFVDSDSGEAVPKAEAAAAKGGAVQATDSVQDGAAAAAEPGEAPQAKFFVWELLESLFSFLRGLFA; from the coding sequence ATGCTTGGATCATCCCTTTCCTATTCTTCCGTCTCTCGCACTCCTTCCTATTCTTCCGTCCGTCGTCCTTATGCCGCCGCGCCGCATGCGTACCGCTTCCCGTTCCGCCTCTCCCATCTGTATCTGCTCGTCAGCCTGGCCGTGCTGCTCATGAGCTGGGAGTCCGTGCGGGAAAACGCGGCGATCGCGCCAGGCGGCATCCCGAACGAAGCGATCCGCCTGCGCATTCTCGCCAATTCGGATTCGGCGGTCGATCAAGCCGTCAAGCGCGCCGTCCGCGATGCGGTCGTAGCCGAGATGAACGGCTGGGCCGCCGGTCCGCAGACGATCGAGCAAGCCCGCGCGGCGCTCCAGGCCCGCATGGGCGACATCGAAGCGGTCGTGGCCCGGAAGCTGCAAGCGCGCGGCTTCGACTACGGCTTCAAGGCCGAGCTCGGACTCGCGGAATTTCCGACCAAGATTTATGGGGAGAAGGTCTATCCCGCCGGCGATTACGAAGCGCTGCGCATCACGCTCGGCGAAGGCGCCGGACAGAACTGGTGGTGCGTGCTGTTCCCGCCGCTGTGCTTCGTCGACTCGGACTCCGGCGAGGCGGTGCCGAAGGCGGAAGCGGCCGCTGCCAAGGGCGGAGCCGTGCAGGCGACCGATTCCGTGCAGGACGGCGCAGCGGCGGCAGCAGAGCCGGGCGAGGCACCGCAGGCGAAGTTTTTCGTCTGGGAGCTGCTGGAGTCGCTGTTTTCCTTCCTGCGCGGCCTGTTTGCCTAA
- the prmC gene encoding peptide chain release factor N(5)-glutamine methyltransferase — protein sequence MEHGRPADAAEGAARREALETAREHELPEGATIAEAKRRAAAYLAGLGVDEPEDNVSLLLQHVLGRSRTELMLGAREPFPAEREAAWNEAIRRKGRGEPAQYIAGEQWFYGRAFAVSPAVLIPRPETELLVEAVLQAADRLWPEAKGSARAAEQALHAGPRGPADNVARGTAPAEAAVGPVALDVGTGSGAIALTLAAERPGWQVYASDLSPAALAVARANAQRLAAPMRGFAEGDLLAPFLPDSGSPFQGLAVDILVSNPPYIPAADLAGLQPEVRNYEPRLALDGGTDGLDPYRRMAEQLRAMAELPRLVAFELGIGQSRQVAGLLEAIGGWDDIRIVTDYGGIERHVVATRTR from the coding sequence ATGGAGCATGGGAGGCCGGCGGACGCAGCGGAGGGCGCAGCGCGTCGAGAGGCGCTGGAGACGGCCCGGGAGCACGAGCTGCCGGAGGGAGCGACGATCGCCGAGGCGAAGCGCCGCGCGGCGGCTTACCTGGCGGGGCTTGGCGTAGACGAGCCGGAGGACAACGTCTCGCTGCTGCTGCAGCATGTGCTCGGACGCAGCCGGACCGAGCTCATGCTCGGGGCGCGGGAGCCTTTCCCTGCCGAGCGGGAAGCGGCGTGGAACGAAGCGATCCGGCGCAAGGGCCGGGGAGAGCCGGCGCAGTATATTGCCGGCGAGCAGTGGTTCTACGGACGGGCGTTCGCCGTGTCGCCGGCCGTGCTCATCCCTCGTCCGGAGACGGAGCTGCTCGTCGAGGCCGTGCTGCAGGCGGCCGACCGGTTGTGGCCGGAGGCGAAAGGCTCTGCCCGCGCGGCCGAGCAGGCGCTGCACGCTGGGCCGCGCGGCCCGGCGGACAACGTCGCTCGCGGCACGGCCCCCGCCGAGGCGGCCGTCGGACCGGTTGCGCTCGATGTCGGCACCGGCAGCGGAGCGATCGCGCTGACGCTGGCGGCCGAGCGTCCGGGCTGGCAGGTGTACGCCTCCGATCTGTCGCCGGCCGCGCTGGCCGTCGCTCGCGCCAATGCGCAGCGGCTTGCCGCCCCGATGCGCGGTTTCGCGGAGGGGGACCTGCTCGCTCCCTTCCTGCCGGACAGCGGCTCGCCCTTCCAAGGGCTTGCGGTCGACATCCTCGTCTCCAATCCGCCCTACATTCCGGCCGCGGACCTGGCTGGGCTGCAGCCGGAGGTGCGGAACTACGAGCCCCGTCTCGCGCTGGACGGCGGGACGGACGGGCTCGATCCGTACCGCCGGATGGCGGAACAGCTGCGCGCCATGGCCGAGCTGCCGCGCCTCGTCGCCTTCGAGCTCGGCATCGGCCAGTCCCGGCAGGTCGCCGGACTGCTGGAGGCGATCGGCGGGTGGGACGACATCCGGATCGTGACCGACTACGGCGGGATCGAGCGTCACGTCGTCGCGACGCGCACCCGCTAG
- the prfA gene encoding peptide chain release factor 1: MLDRLQALADRYDKLSELLCDPDVASDPKRLRDLSKEQSDLQGAYDAYAEYKQVHAQYEDAKAMQAEKLDDEMREMVKMELEELGERLEELAEEVRVLLLPKDPNDDKNVIVEIRGAAGGDEAALFASDLYRMYTRFSESQGWRVELMDASESDLGGFKEVIFKVSGKGAYSKLKFESGAHRVQRIPVTESGGRIHTSTSTVAVMPEVEEVEVEILDKDIRVDTFCSSGAGGQSVNTTKSAVRVTHVPTGIVATCQDGKSQNENKAKALQVLRARIYDIHRQEEEAKIAGERKSKVGTGDRSERIRTYNFPQSRVTDHRIGLTLHRLDSVMNGDMTEIINSLSVAEQAELLEKENLA; the protein is encoded by the coding sequence GTGTTGGACCGATTACAGGCGCTGGCCGACCGGTACGATAAGCTGAGCGAGCTGCTGTGCGATCCGGATGTCGCCAGCGATCCCAAGCGGCTGCGCGATCTTTCCAAGGAGCAGTCGGATCTGCAGGGCGCATACGACGCTTATGCGGAATACAAGCAAGTGCATGCCCAGTACGAGGATGCCAAGGCGATGCAGGCGGAGAAGCTCGACGACGAGATGCGCGAGATGGTCAAGATGGAGCTGGAGGAGCTCGGCGAGCGGCTCGAGGAGCTCGCGGAGGAAGTGCGCGTCCTGCTGCTGCCCAAGGACCCCAACGACGACAAGAACGTCATCGTCGAGATCCGCGGCGCGGCCGGCGGCGACGAGGCGGCGCTGTTCGCGTCGGACCTGTACCGCATGTACACCCGCTTCTCGGAGTCCCAGGGCTGGCGCGTCGAGCTGATGGACGCGAGCGAGAGCGATCTCGGCGGCTTCAAGGAAGTCATCTTCAAGGTGTCCGGCAAGGGCGCCTACAGCAAGCTCAAGTTCGAGAGCGGCGCCCATCGCGTGCAGCGCATCCCGGTCACGGAGTCCGGCGGCCGCATCCATACGTCGACGTCGACGGTGGCGGTCATGCCGGAGGTCGAGGAGGTCGAGGTCGAGATTCTCGACAAGGACATCCGCGTCGACACGTTCTGCTCCAGCGGCGCGGGCGGCCAGTCCGTCAACACGACCAAGTCCGCCGTGCGCGTCACGCACGTGCCGACCGGCATCGTGGCGACGTGCCAGGACGGCAAGTCGCAGAACGAGAACAAGGCCAAGGCGCTGCAGGTGCTGCGCGCCCGCATCTACGACATCCATCGCCAGGAAGAGGAAGCGAAGATCGCCGGCGAGCGCAAGAGCAAGGTCGGCACGGGCGACCGCAGCGAGCGCATCCGCACGTACAACTTCCCGCAGAGCCGGGTGACCGATCACCGCATCGGCCTGACGCTGCACCGGCTCGACTCCGTTATGAACGGCGACATGACGGAGATCATCAACTCTCTGTCGGTAGCGGAGCAAGCGGAGCTGCTCGAAAAGGAAAACCTCGCCTGA